CAGAAGGCGAGAAAAAATATTTTAAAGCCAATAAAGGCGTGATTTTAGCATCGGGTGGCTTTGAATGGAATAAGCAGTTAACAAAAGCATTTTTAAAAATGGACATTACGCACCCAGTTTCTCCTCCTGGTAATGAAGGGGATGCGCTCATGATGGCAATGAAGGCTGGCGCGGCGTTAGATAATATGAGTGAGGCTTGGTGGTACCCGGCAATGATAGACCCGACATTTGAATACGAGGACAATGTAATGGCACAGCTTGGTGGCGGACGTAATGGCCCGAACTCTATTGTTGTAAACAAGCATGGTCGTCGTTTCACAAACGAGGGGACAACATATAATGACATGCCACGTGCATTCTTTAACTTTGATGCAGTGGAGTTTGAATTCCCGAATGAATCACCGGTGTGGATGGTATTCGATCAGCAGTTAAAGGATAGCCAGCTACTGATTACGATGACACCGGGTGACCCAGCACCAGATTGGGTAGACCAGGCACCAACAATTCGCGAACTAGCAGAAAAAATTGGCATCAATGCGAGTAATTTAGAGGATGAAGTGGCAAAATGGAATAAGTTCTGTGAAGACAAAGAAGACCCAGACTTCCGCCGCGGAACAACGCAATTTGAGAATTTAACAGGCGGCGGGGCAAGCCCAGAAGCCAACTTAGGCAAAATTGAAAAAGGCCCATTCTATGCACTACCAATTTATTTAAGTGCATTAGGAACAAACGGAGGACCAAAAATCAATGAAAATGGACAAGTCGTAAACTTTGCTGGCGTGCCGATTAAAGGCCTCTATGCAGCTGGGAACGCATCAGCAAACCCGCTTGGCCCAATTTATCCATCAGCAGGCGGAACAATCGGACCAGGTATGGTATTCGGTTATTTAGCAGGCGAGCACGCAGCAAAATCAAACTAAGAGGTGATCATATGCCAGCAGGAACACATTTAGTATCGGTACCACTTAACATCAATACGATTTGGGAATTCGTGCAAGATATGAACAACTGGGCGCCACTTGTACCAGGTTACATCGAGCATGAAATTATTAACGAAAATGAATCAACATGGGCATTTAAAGGCGATTTAGGCTTTATGAAAAAAACAGTAAAGCTAAAAATTGATATTAAAGAGTGGAATGATCCATCAGGTGTTATCTTTGATTTAACCGGGATGTCGGATAATTTCAAAGGCGGTGGCTACTTCAAAGCAGAGGCTGTTAGTGAAAATGAAACGACGATGACTGGGAACTTAGACATTACAGCAGGTGGGATGATGGGACCGATGATTAATCAAATTTTAGTGAAATTCGTGCCACAAACTGCTCAGGAGCTAACGGATAATATCGTGGCGAAGCTTATTGAAGTGAATAAATAAATGATAAAAACTACAACGGATTTTCCGTTGTAGTTTTTTATTCGATTATCCTTTTAAATAGTGTAAAATCATGTGTTTTACCTGTTGGAGCTGTTCTTTTTTTGGTGTTGGGAAAATTTCATAAGGCATGAAGCTCGTAAACGCATGCTTTTTCATAGCAATGCCGAATACGTTCATCATTGTATGTGCAGTTAATTCTGCTTCAGGATTTAATGTAATCGATCCATCTTGTTGGCCCTGTGCAATAGCTAGCGTGATGGAGTGACCAATTTTCGTATAGGCATTTTTAATGTTTGCCATAATTTCTACATCGATTGGATTGTACGTCGCGTAGTACTCAAAGTTTTCTAAAATCGTAACAGCCTCACGATTGGCTGTGAAAATATAGTCAATATACGTATCTAAAATGGCATTCATTTTTTCATAGCCTGTAGCCTCCGAAGTAATAATGGCTTCAAATTGTGGCATCATTTGTTCAATCA
The sequence above is a segment of the Solibacillus sp. FSL H8-0523 genome. Coding sequences within it:
- a CDS encoding FAD-dependent oxidoreductase, which produces MTNIQWEKEVDVIVLGSGGAALSAAVSAADNGASVLILEKTHQIGGTTAYSGGVPWVPLNHYMKEAGYEDNREAAVNFIKRLALGRAEDHMIERFVDKGHEVFQALHDKTPLRFATPEGYPEYYKNLPEALQNGTRSLDPKPFNLNEIGEWGQHLRQNPIFPPLTLAEGGAVGGIDFQMIAERMQNNIVTMGRSLIASLFKGCLDRGVETLLNTAGKELVLGDNQEIIGVIAETSEGEKKYFKANKGVILASGGFEWNKQLTKAFLKMDITHPVSPPGNEGDALMMAMKAGAALDNMSEAWWYPAMIDPTFEYEDNVMAQLGGGRNGPNSIVVNKHGRRFTNEGTTYNDMPRAFFNFDAVEFEFPNESPVWMVFDQQLKDSQLLITMTPGDPAPDWVDQAPTIRELAEKIGINASNLEDEVAKWNKFCEDKEDPDFRRGTTQFENLTGGGASPEANLGKIEKGPFYALPIYLSALGTNGGPKINENGQVVNFAGVPIKGLYAAGNASANPLGPIYPSAGGTIGPGMVFGYLAGEHAAKSN
- a CDS encoding SRPBCC family protein — protein: MPAGTHLVSVPLNINTIWEFVQDMNNWAPLVPGYIEHEIINENESTWAFKGDLGFMKKTVKLKIDIKEWNDPSGVIFDLTGMSDNFKGGGYFKAEAVSENETTMTGNLDITAGGMMGPMINQILVKFVPQTAQELTDNIVAKLIEVNK
- a CDS encoding helix-turn-helix domain-containing protein, with the protein product MHAKQQKHQQMLRAAKRLFTAHGFERTSMQKIADEANVGVATLFRYFPKKELLISEIVIELIEQMMPQFEAIITSEATGYEKMNAILDTYIDYIFTANREAVTILENFEYYATYNPIDVEIMANIKNAYTKIGHSITLAIAQGQQDGSITLNPEAELTAHTMMNVFGIAMKKHAFTSFMPYEIFPTPKKEQLQQVKHMILHYLKG